Proteins encoded in a region of the Veillonella parvula genome:
- the uvrA gene encoding excinuclease ABC subunit UvrA: MKDQLIVKGARQHNLKNIDISLPRDQFIVLTGLSGSGKSSLAFDTIYAEGQRRYVESLSAYARQFLGQMDKPDVDYIEGLSPAISIDQKTTSRNPRSTVGTVTEIYDYLRLLFARVGHAHCPECGKPITQQTIQQMTDDVMSFAEGTKVLVLAPMIQGKKGEHKSVFEQLRKEGFVRARVDGVVRTLDEEIVLEKNKKHSIDIVVDRLVVKEGIESRLADSMETASKWAEGIVVIQEVDGPEHMYSQHFACPDCHISLPKIEPRMFSFNSPFGACPSCLGIGSTMEVDEERVIPDGSISFADGCVQALSSNPNAWFMRQVEGLLKANGYSLDSTYDELPKALQKKVMYGTTDKVNFTYENMRGEIKEFFTEYEGILPMVKRRHSEASTDSMREEFEKFMSIKPCTTCHGARLKPEVLAITVGDKNINEVTQLTIKEALDFFGNLQLTEREQVIGAQILKEINARLGFLNNVGLDYLTMNRSAGTLSGGEAQRIRLATQIGSGLVGVLYILDEPSIGLHQRDNDRLIDTLKGLRDLGNTLLVVEHDEDTMRAADYLVDIGPGAGEHGGQIIAAGSVDEVMKVKDSITGQYLSGRKFIALPEERRKPGKNCIEIRGAKENNLQNVNVKFPIGLFNVVTGVSGSGKSTLINEILYKGLANQLYRSNHKVGAHKEIRGLEHIDKIINIDQSPIGRTPRSNPATYTGVFDAIRELYSQTPEAKMRGYKQGRFSFNVKGGRCEACRGDGIIKIEMHFLPDVYVPCEVCKGARYNRETLEVKYKGKSIADVLDMTVDDAVEFFSAIPKINRKMVTLQEVGLGYIRLGQAATTLSGGEAQRVKLATELARRSTGKTLYILDEPTTGLHAEDIRKLLHVLQQLVEGGDTVVVIEHNLDVIKMADYIIDLGPEGGNRGGTIVATGTPEEIAKVKESYTGKFLGPVLEQTKKFMKAAKHKK; encoded by the coding sequence ATGAAAGATCAATTGATTGTAAAAGGTGCGCGTCAGCATAACCTAAAAAATATTGATATATCCTTGCCACGTGATCAGTTTATCGTCTTAACTGGCCTCAGTGGTTCTGGTAAATCATCCCTAGCATTTGATACGATTTACGCAGAAGGGCAACGACGTTATGTTGAGTCCCTGTCTGCGTATGCACGTCAATTTTTGGGACAAATGGATAAACCCGATGTCGATTATATTGAAGGTTTGTCTCCAGCCATTTCTATCGACCAAAAGACGACGAGTCGCAACCCTCGTTCTACGGTTGGTACCGTAACGGAGATTTACGACTATTTACGTCTCTTATTTGCACGCGTAGGTCATGCACACTGTCCAGAGTGTGGTAAGCCTATTACCCAGCAAACAATACAACAAATGACCGACGATGTAATGAGCTTTGCCGAAGGTACAAAGGTTTTAGTGCTGGCCCCTATGATTCAAGGTAAAAAAGGGGAACATAAATCGGTGTTTGAACAACTTCGCAAAGAAGGCTTTGTTCGTGCTCGAGTAGACGGTGTAGTGCGTACCTTGGACGAAGAAATTGTATTAGAGAAAAATAAGAAGCATTCCATCGATATCGTTGTGGACCGTCTCGTTGTAAAAGAAGGCATTGAATCTCGGTTGGCTGACTCTATGGAGACCGCTTCAAAATGGGCAGAAGGCATCGTTGTGATTCAAGAGGTAGACGGACCTGAACACATGTATAGCCAACATTTTGCGTGCCCAGATTGTCATATTTCATTACCTAAAATTGAACCGCGTATGTTCTCTTTTAATAGTCCGTTTGGTGCGTGCCCATCTTGTTTAGGGATTGGTTCTACTATGGAGGTTGATGAGGAGCGCGTTATTCCAGATGGATCTATTAGCTTTGCCGATGGTTGCGTGCAAGCCTTGAGCTCCAATCCTAATGCTTGGTTTATGCGTCAAGTAGAAGGTCTATTAAAAGCTAATGGATATTCCTTAGACTCCACCTATGATGAATTGCCGAAAGCATTACAGAAAAAGGTGATGTACGGTACGACGGATAAGGTAAATTTCACCTATGAAAATATGAGAGGTGAGATAAAGGAATTCTTTACTGAGTACGAAGGTATTTTACCGATGGTTAAGCGCCGTCATAGTGAAGCCTCTACAGACTCTATGCGTGAAGAATTTGAAAAGTTTATGTCTATTAAGCCGTGTACTACATGTCATGGGGCTCGTCTTAAACCTGAAGTATTAGCTATTACTGTAGGGGATAAGAATATCAACGAAGTAACGCAGTTAACTATTAAAGAAGCACTCGATTTCTTTGGTAATCTACAGTTAACTGAACGTGAACAAGTGATTGGTGCTCAAATTTTAAAGGAAATCAATGCTCGTCTAGGTTTCCTTAATAATGTAGGTCTCGATTACCTAACAATGAACCGTAGTGCAGGCACATTATCTGGTGGTGAAGCACAGCGTATTCGTCTAGCTACGCAAATCGGCTCTGGTTTGGTAGGTGTATTGTACATCCTAGACGAACCGTCCATAGGTCTACATCAACGAGATAATGATCGACTCATCGATACCTTAAAAGGATTGCGGGACTTAGGTAATACCTTGCTCGTTGTAGAACACGACGAAGATACGATGCGTGCGGCTGACTATCTCGTGGACATTGGTCCAGGTGCAGGTGAGCATGGCGGTCAAATTATTGCCGCTGGTTCTGTTGACGAAGTTATGAAGGTAAAAGACTCTATTACGGGTCAGTATTTGAGTGGTCGTAAATTTATCGCTCTTCCGGAAGAACGCCGTAAACCAGGTAAGAACTGCATTGAAATTCGCGGTGCTAAGGAAAACAATTTACAAAATGTAAATGTAAAATTCCCTATTGGCTTGTTTAATGTTGTTACTGGTGTCAGCGGTTCTGGTAAGTCTACCTTGATTAATGAAATTCTCTACAAAGGTTTAGCTAATCAATTATATCGCTCTAACCACAAAGTAGGGGCTCATAAAGAAATCCGTGGTCTTGAACATATCGATAAAATCATCAATATTGATCAAAGCCCTATCGGACGTACACCTCGTTCCAATCCAGCTACATATACAGGTGTATTTGATGCCATACGCGAACTATATAGTCAAACACCGGAAGCAAAGATGCGCGGTTACAAACAAGGGCGCTTTAGCTTTAACGTAAAAGGTGGCCGTTGTGAAGCTTGTCGTGGTGACGGTATCATTAAAATTGAAATGCACTTCTTACCAGATGTGTATGTACCTTGTGAGGTTTGTAAGGGAGCCCGTTATAACCGAGAAACCTTAGAGGTTAAATACAAAGGTAAATCTATTGCAGATGTACTAGATATGACGGTAGATGATGCGGTTGAGTTCTTCAGCGCTATTCCGAAGATCAATCGTAAAATGGTTACCTTGCAAGAGGTAGGTCTTGGCTATATTCGTTTAGGTCAGGCGGCTACAACATTATCTGGTGGTGAAGCACAACGCGTTAAATTAGCTACTGAATTAGCTCGTCGCAGCACAGGTAAAACGCTATACATCCTAGATGAACCTACTACAGGTCTTCACGCCGAGGATATTCGCAAGTTATTACACGTATTGCAACAACTCGTAGAGGGTGGCGATACAGTTGTGGTTATCGAACATAACTTAGATGTTATTAAAATGGCGGACTACATCATCGATCTTGGTCCTGAAGGTGGTAATCGTGGTGGCACTATTGTGGCTACTGGCACGCCTGAGGAAATTGCTAAGGTGAAAGAAAGCTATACCGGTAAATTCTTAGGTCCTGTATTAGAACAGACTAAGAAATTTATGAAAGCAGCGAAGCATAAGAAATAA
- the uvrB gene encoding excinuclease ABC subunit UvrB yields MKHSTYNYEGGQPFKVEAPFTPTGDQPTAIQSLTEGIERGEWAQVLLGATGTGKTFTMAKVIEAVQKPTLIIAHNKTLAAQLCSEFKSFFPNNAVEYFVSYYDFYQPEAYIPSSDTYIEKDASINDEIDKLRHSATMSLFERRDVIIVASVSCIYGLGDPEDYSDLVLSLRLGQTKSRDEILSKLVDIQYTRNDMNFIRGTFRVQGDTIDIFPAAYSERAIRVELFGDEIDRLVEVDSLTGEVIAERKHVAVYPASHYVTTKEKMNIAVERIEAELDEQLAKLKAADRLLEAQRLEQRTRYDIEMMQEMGYCSGIENYSRHMSERKAGEAPFTLIDYFPDDFLIMVDESHVTMPQIRAMYNGDRARKESLIEYGFRLPSALDNRPLQFDEFVERINQIVYVSATPGPYEMEVETNIAEQIIRPTGLLDPSIEIRPIKGQMDDLLGEIHKRAAKNERVLVTTLTKKMAEDLTEFLKEMGVRVRYLHSDIVTIERAEIIRDLRAGVFDVLVGINLLREGLDMPEVSLVAILDADKEGFLRSDTAMIQTIGRAARNVNGHVIMYADRVTGSMQRAIDETDRRRAVQEAYNIEHNITPKSVSKDVKELIELTKIEEDMVTEGKGLSPKKGKQKKSSEGMDHGHESYVQDTSAPKVADITPEELYNKIEELDRQMKAAAKQLEFESAAKLRDQLGVLRQQWSDMHSAGDSKLKKPASTKSRKRTSPKSKS; encoded by the coding sequence ATGAAGCATAGTACATATAATTACGAGGGGGGCCAACCATTTAAAGTGGAGGCGCCCTTTACGCCTACAGGTGACCAACCTACCGCGATTCAATCTTTAACAGAAGGTATTGAACGTGGTGAATGGGCGCAAGTTTTGCTCGGTGCCACTGGTACTGGTAAGACTTTTACAATGGCTAAGGTTATTGAAGCAGTTCAAAAGCCGACCTTGATCATTGCTCATAATAAAACCTTGGCGGCTCAATTATGTAGTGAATTTAAAAGTTTCTTTCCAAATAATGCGGTAGAATACTTTGTATCTTACTACGATTTTTATCAACCGGAGGCCTATATTCCTTCTAGTGATACATATATCGAGAAGGATGCGTCTATTAATGATGAAATCGATAAACTGCGACATAGTGCTACGATGAGCCTTTTTGAGCGCCGCGATGTCATTATCGTTGCCTCTGTTAGCTGTATTTATGGCTTAGGTGACCCTGAGGACTATTCTGATCTTGTATTGTCCTTGCGCTTAGGTCAAACTAAATCGCGCGATGAAATCTTATCTAAACTCGTAGATATTCAATATACGAGAAATGATATGAACTTTATCCGCGGTACCTTCCGTGTACAAGGGGATACAATTGATATTTTCCCTGCCGCTTATAGTGAAAGAGCCATTCGTGTGGAGCTCTTTGGTGATGAAATCGACCGCCTCGTAGAGGTAGATTCCTTGACGGGTGAAGTTATTGCGGAAAGAAAACACGTTGCTGTCTATCCAGCATCTCACTATGTAACGACGAAAGAGAAGATGAATATTGCTGTAGAGCGTATTGAAGCCGAATTAGATGAGCAGTTGGCGAAGTTAAAAGCTGCTGACCGTCTATTGGAGGCTCAGCGCTTAGAACAGCGTACCCGTTACGATATAGAAATGATGCAAGAAATGGGCTATTGCTCGGGCATCGAAAACTATTCCCGTCATATGTCTGAACGTAAGGCTGGGGAAGCACCGTTTACATTGATTGATTATTTCCCAGATGATTTCCTCATCATGGTGGACGAATCGCATGTGACGATGCCTCAAATTCGTGCTATGTATAATGGTGACCGTGCCCGTAAAGAATCTCTTATCGAATACGGTTTCCGTCTTCCTTCTGCATTAGATAATAGACCTCTTCAATTCGATGAATTTGTAGAGCGTATCAATCAAATTGTATACGTATCGGCTACACCTGGCCCATACGAAATGGAAGTAGAAACGAATATTGCAGAGCAAATCATTCGTCCTACGGGCCTATTAGATCCATCTATAGAAATTCGTCCTATTAAGGGGCAAATGGATGACTTGCTTGGAGAAATTCACAAACGAGCTGCCAAGAATGAACGGGTTCTTGTTACGACATTGACGAAGAAGATGGCTGAGGACTTAACGGAATTTTTGAAGGAAATGGGCGTACGAGTTCGTTACCTTCATTCCGATATTGTTACTATTGAGCGGGCTGAAATCATTCGTGATTTGCGGGCTGGCGTATTCGATGTATTAGTTGGTATTAACTTGCTTCGTGAAGGTCTCGATATGCCAGAGGTTTCCTTGGTTGCTATCTTAGATGCGGATAAGGAAGGTTTCTTGCGTTCCGATACGGCCATGATTCAAACTATAGGTCGTGCGGCTCGTAATGTGAATGGTCATGTTATCATGTACGCAGATCGTGTAACAGGTTCCATGCAACGAGCTATCGATGAAACCGATCGTCGTCGTGCCGTGCAAGAGGCTTATAATATTGAACATAATATCACGCCTAAATCTGTATCTAAAGATGTAAAAGAGCTTATCGAATTAACGAAAATCGAAGAAGATATGGTTACCGAGGGAAAGGGACTTTCACCGAAAAAAGGAAAACAAAAAAAATCCTCAGAGGGCATGGACCATGGACACGAATCATATGTTCAAGATACATCAGCACCTAAGGTGGCAGATATAACACCGGAAGAATTGTACAATAAGATTGAAGAGCTAGATCGTCAAATGAAGGCCGCCGCCAAGCAGCTTGAATTTGAATCCGCTGCTAAATTACGTGATCAATTGGGCGTATTACGTCAACAATGGTCCGATATGCATAGTGCAGGAGATAGCAAGTTGAAGAAGCCTGCTTCTACCAAATCTAGAAAGCGGACGAGTCCAAAAAGTAAATCTTAG
- the ftsY gene encoding signal recognition particle-docking protein FtsY, with protein MAFGFFDRIKDGLEKTRKSFVKNVESIVIGYAQIDDDFLDDLEAVMLTSDLGPKTTEYLMKEIRRGVTEGIINHTGDVMPFMEDRITEMLIDQEDEITLHHPEVILVVGVNGVGKTTTIAKLANYYTKEGKKVIIAAGDTFRAAAADQLSIWADRVGVPIVKHKEGADPAAVVYDAMEAAKARNADLVIVDTAGRLHTKVNLMEELKKMGRVANNHVEGAPHQTLLVLDGTTGQNAVSQAKLFGQAVPVNGIVVTKLDGTAKGGVVISIKEELGVPVRWIGVGEGMDDLRPFNAKEFANALFNKGMIQGDK; from the coding sequence ATGGCATTTGGATTCTTTGATAGAATTAAAGACGGTTTAGAGAAAACTCGTAAGTCTTTTGTAAAAAATGTAGAAAGCATCGTTATTGGTTATGCGCAAATCGATGATGATTTTTTAGATGATTTAGAAGCAGTTATGCTTACTAGTGATCTAGGCCCTAAGACGACAGAATACTTGATGAAAGAAATTCGTCGTGGTGTAACAGAAGGTATCATCAATCATACAGGCGATGTAATGCCGTTTATGGAAGACCGCATCACGGAAATGCTCATCGATCAAGAAGATGAAATTACTTTGCACCATCCTGAGGTTATCCTCGTAGTTGGTGTAAATGGTGTTGGTAAAACAACGACAATCGCTAAATTGGCTAACTATTATACTAAAGAAGGTAAAAAGGTTATCATTGCTGCAGGTGATACATTCCGTGCCGCTGCAGCTGACCAATTATCCATTTGGGCTGATCGCGTTGGTGTGCCGATTGTTAAACATAAAGAAGGCGCAGACCCTGCTGCCGTTGTATATGATGCAATGGAAGCTGCGAAAGCTCGTAATGCAGACCTTGTTATCGTAGATACGGCTGGTCGTCTACATACTAAGGTTAACCTTATGGAAGAGCTTAAAAAGATGGGGCGCGTAGCGAATAACCACGTAGAAGGTGCGCCGCATCAAACATTGCTCGTTTTAGATGGTACTACGGGTCAAAATGCAGTAAGCCAAGCTAAATTATTTGGTCAAGCTGTACCAGTAAATGGTATTGTAGTAACTAAACTAGATGGTACAGCAAAAGGCGGCGTAGTTATCTCTATTAAAGAGGAACTGGGCGTACCCGTACGCTGGATTGGCGTTGGCGAAGGTATGGATGACTTGCGTCCATTTAATGCAAAAGAATTTGCTAATGCACTATTTAATAAAGGAATGATTCAAGGTGACAAATAA